In one Kitasatospora cineracea genomic region, the following are encoded:
- a CDS encoding ABC transporter substrate-binding protein — MPAARNPRLRPITAAAVLAAGSLLLTACGSGGGGSAGGADTSAPLYGKLPAEIQKAGVIKVGSEVAYAPVEYKQGEKTVGIDPDLADALGKQLGVKFQIQDAGFDTLITSLGTKRIDLIMSAMTDNKDRQGKGVEFVDYFRAGTSILTQKGNPKGIHSLDDLCGQTVALQKATVNEEAAKTQSDKCTAAGKGAITIQGYEHDGEALLKLKSGAAVADLNDYPVAAYNAQTSGGGKDFEVVGEQIDPGLYGIGVAKDNTQLRDAVKAGVEALIANGEYAKILDKYNVKLGAVSSVTVNGGS, encoded by the coding sequence ATGCCCGCTGCCCGTAACCCGCGTCTCCGGCCGATCACCGCAGCCGCCGTCCTCGCGGCCGGCTCCCTGCTCCTCACCGCGTGCGGAAGCGGCGGAGGCGGCTCCGCCGGCGGCGCCGACACCTCGGCACCGCTCTACGGCAAGCTCCCCGCCGAGATCCAGAAGGCCGGCGTCATCAAGGTCGGCTCCGAGGTCGCCTACGCCCCCGTGGAGTACAAGCAGGGCGAGAAGACCGTCGGCATCGACCCCGACCTGGCGGACGCGCTCGGCAAGCAGCTGGGGGTCAAGTTCCAGATCCAGGACGCCGGGTTCGACACCCTGATCACCTCCCTCGGCACCAAGCGGATCGACCTGATCATGTCCGCGATGACGGACAACAAGGACCGCCAGGGCAAGGGCGTCGAGTTCGTCGACTACTTCCGGGCCGGCACCTCGATCCTGACCCAGAAGGGCAACCCGAAGGGCATCCACTCGCTCGACGACCTGTGCGGTCAGACGGTCGCCCTGCAGAAGGCGACCGTCAACGAGGAGGCCGCGAAGACCCAGTCCGACAAGTGCACCGCGGCGGGCAAGGGCGCGATCACCATCCAGGGGTACGAGCACGACGGCGAGGCCCTGCTCAAGCTGAAGTCCGGTGCCGCCGTCGCCGACCTCAACGACTACCCGGTGGCCGCCTACAACGCGCAGACGTCCGGCGGCGGCAAGGACTTCGAGGTCGTCGGCGAGCAGATCGACCCGGGCCTCTACGGAATCGGCGTGGCCAAGGACAACACCCAGCTCCGCGACGCCGTCAAGGCCGGCGTGGAAGCCCTCATCGCCAACGGCGAGTACGCCAAGATCCTCGACAAGTACAACGTGAAGCTCGGTGCGGTCAGTTCCGTGACCGTCAACGGCGGTTCCTGA
- a CDS encoding amino acid ABC transporter permease, translating into MTSVHTGAGEVPAEHTIKAIPVRHYGRWVSAVAVLLLLAALIAAFAGADIQWSITGDNLFTSASVSGAWHTLLISVCAMALGLLLGVIAAVMRLSQNPVTSSVAWGYIWLFRGTPVLVQLLIWWNLALVFPTVLGVSTNTLVTPFVAALLGLGINEGAYMAEIVRAGIQSVDEGQAEAAHALGLSRAKTMRRIVLPQAMRVIVPPTGNEFINMLKTSSLAYVVTYGELMTKAKDVYTNNLAVMELLFVTCFWYLVLTTIFSVGQYYLERYYAKGATRTLPPTPLQKIKANLLSLGRAR; encoded by the coding sequence ATGACATCCGTCCACACCGGTGCCGGCGAGGTCCCCGCCGAGCACACGATCAAGGCGATCCCGGTGCGCCACTACGGCCGGTGGGTATCGGCCGTCGCCGTGCTCCTCCTCCTGGCCGCGCTGATCGCGGCGTTCGCCGGGGCCGACATCCAGTGGTCCATCACCGGCGACAACCTCTTCACCTCGGCATCGGTCTCGGGGGCCTGGCACACCCTGCTGATCAGTGTCTGCGCGATGGCCCTGGGCCTGCTCCTCGGCGTGATCGCCGCAGTGATGCGGCTGTCACAGAACCCCGTCACCTCGTCGGTGGCCTGGGGGTACATCTGGCTCTTCCGCGGCACCCCGGTCCTGGTCCAGCTGTTGATCTGGTGGAACCTCGCGCTGGTCTTCCCCACCGTGCTCGGCGTCTCGACGAACACCCTCGTCACGCCCTTCGTCGCCGCGCTCCTCGGCCTCGGCATCAACGAGGGCGCGTACATGGCCGAGATCGTCCGGGCGGGAATCCAGTCCGTGGACGAGGGCCAGGCCGAAGCCGCGCACGCGCTCGGCCTCTCCAGGGCCAAGACCATGCGGCGCATCGTCCTCCCCCAGGCCATGCGCGTCATCGTCCCCCCCACGGGCAACGAGTTCATCAACATGCTGAAGACCTCGTCGCTCGCGTACGTGGTGACCTACGGCGAGCTCATGACCAAGGCCAAGGACGTCTACACCAACAACCTCGCGGTCATGGAACTGCTCTTCGTCACCTGCTTCTGGTACCTGGTGCTCACCACGATCTTCAGCGTCGGCCAGTACTACCTGGAGCGCTACTACGCGAAGGGCGCCACCCGTACGTTGCCACCCACCCCCCTGCAGAAGATCAAGGCGAACCTGCTCTCCCTGGGGCGTGCGCGATGA
- a CDS encoding amino acid ABC transporter ATP-binding protein translates to MTDFQKPASGQVLVKAEGVRKSYGPLEVLKGIDLEVRAGEVFCLVGPSGSGKSTFLRCINHLEKINAGRLSVDGNLVGYREKGGRLHELKDSEVALQRRDIGMVFQRFNLFPHMTVVENIIEAPVQVKGTGKAAAKEKARELLARVGLADKADNYPAQLSGGQQQRVAIARALAMEPKLMLFDEPTSALDPELVGDVLDVMRQLARDGMTMIVVTHEMAFAREVGDALVFMDGGVVVESGHPRDVLTNPQHDRTKAFLSRVL, encoded by the coding sequence ATGACCGATTTCCAGAAGCCCGCCTCCGGCCAGGTCCTGGTCAAGGCCGAAGGGGTCCGCAAGTCCTACGGCCCGCTCGAGGTCCTCAAGGGCATCGACCTGGAGGTCCGCGCCGGTGAGGTGTTCTGCCTCGTCGGGCCGTCCGGCTCCGGCAAGTCGACGTTCCTCCGGTGCATCAACCACCTGGAGAAGATCAACGCCGGCCGGCTGTCGGTCGACGGCAACCTGGTCGGGTACCGCGAGAAGGGCGGCCGGCTCCACGAGCTGAAGGACAGCGAGGTCGCGCTCCAGCGCCGCGACATCGGCATGGTCTTCCAGCGCTTCAACCTCTTCCCGCACATGACGGTGGTGGAGAACATCATCGAGGCCCCCGTCCAGGTCAAGGGGACGGGGAAGGCGGCGGCGAAGGAGAAGGCCCGCGAACTGCTGGCCCGGGTCGGACTGGCCGACAAGGCCGACAACTACCCCGCGCAGCTCTCGGGCGGCCAGCAGCAGCGCGTCGCCATCGCCCGCGCCCTCGCGATGGAGCCCAAGCTCATGCTCTTCGACGAGCCGACCTCCGCGCTCGACCCGGAGCTGGTGGGCGACGTGCTGGACGTCATGCGGCAGCTCGCCCGGGACGGGATGACCATGATCGTGGTCACGCACGAGATGGCGTTCGCCCGCGAGGTCGGTGACGCCCTGGTCTTCATGGACGGCGGCGTGGTCGTGGAGTCCGGCCACCCCCGCGACGTGCTCACGAACCCGCAGCACGACCGCACGAAGGCGTTCCTGTCCAGGGTGCTCTGA
- a CDS encoding CGNR zinc finger domain-containing protein — translation MELASYADFAVRLVNSEEPDRGTDTLTTVDAVRDLFGEPSRASALADETDLPRLRAVRTRLRGVFEAAAAGEDVRAVDLLNSLMVEYPVSPLVSGHDDLDDTGRPNWHLHLADNAPTAAANYAAVSCMGLAIHLTGLGVDRLGICQAAPCRNAYLDTSTNRSRRYCSDRCATRANVAAYRARKRQEAQRALSVPG, via the coding sequence GTGGAGCTCGCCTCGTACGCCGACTTCGCCGTCCGGCTGGTCAACAGCGAGGAACCCGACCGCGGCACCGACACCCTCACCACGGTGGACGCCGTCCGGGACCTGTTCGGCGAGCCGTCCCGGGCCTCCGCGCTGGCCGACGAGACCGACCTGCCCCGGCTGCGCGCCGTCCGGACCAGGCTCCGCGGGGTGTTCGAGGCCGCCGCCGCGGGCGAGGACGTCCGGGCCGTCGACCTGCTCAACAGCCTGATGGTGGAGTACCCGGTCAGCCCGCTGGTCTCCGGCCACGACGACCTGGACGACACCGGCCGCCCCAACTGGCACCTGCACCTGGCCGACAACGCGCCCACCGCGGCCGCCAACTACGCCGCCGTCTCCTGCATGGGCCTGGCCATCCACCTCACCGGCCTCGGCGTCGACCGGCTCGGCATCTGCCAGGCCGCCCCCTGCCGCAACGCCTACCTGGACACCTCCACCAACCGCTCCCGCCGCTACTGCTCCGACCGCTGCGCCACCCGCGCCAACGTGGCCGCCTACCGGGCCCGCAAGCGCCAGGAGGCCCAGCGCGCGCTGTCCGTGCCCGGCTGA
- the sodX gene encoding nickel-type superoxide dismutase maturation protease produces MRYGAPLGVVDIAGPSMRRLLSDGDRVLVRYGAPLRPGAIALFRHPLQQDLLVVKRAAERRPGGWWMLSDNPLVRTDSREYGPVPDGLVLGRVLLRLAPRPAWLAPGRRLERALRGRPPRGRVPWLAERLGVSTAFEDRL; encoded by the coding sequence GTGCGATATGGGGCACCGCTCGGCGTCGTCGACATCGCCGGCCCGTCGATGCGCCGACTGCTCTCCGACGGCGACCGGGTGCTGGTGCGCTACGGCGCGCCGCTGCGGCCCGGGGCGATCGCGCTGTTCCGGCACCCGCTGCAGCAGGACCTGCTGGTGGTCAAGCGGGCGGCGGAGCGGCGGCCGGGCGGCTGGTGGATGCTCTCGGACAACCCGCTGGTGCGCACCGACAGCCGCGAGTACGGGCCGGTGCCGGACGGATTGGTGCTCGGCCGAGTGCTGCTGCGGCTGGCCCCGCGGCCGGCCTGGCTGGCGCCGGGGCGGCGGCTGGAACGGGCGCTGCGCGGGCGTCCGCCGCGCGGGCGGGTGCCGTGGCTGGCGGAGCGGCTGGGCGTCAGCACCGCGTTCGAGGACCGGTTGTGA
- the sodN gene encoding superoxide dismutase, Ni produces MFSRLFAPRVTAHAHCDLPCGVYDPAQARIEAESVKATQEKYQANEDAEFRARAIVIKEERAELVKHHLSVLHTDYFKAPHFEAYPGLHDLFNRAGKAASAAKASTDPATGQALLDLIAEIDAIFWETKKA; encoded by the coding sequence ATGTTCTCTCGTCTGTTTGCTCCGCGAGTCACCGCCCACGCCCACTGCGACCTGCCCTGCGGCGTGTACGACCCGGCCCAGGCCCGCATCGAGGCCGAGTCGGTGAAGGCCACTCAGGAGAAGTACCAGGCCAACGAGGACGCCGAGTTCCGGGCTCGCGCCATCGTCATCAAGGAGGAGCGCGCCGAGCTGGTCAAGCACCACCTCTCGGTGCTGCACACCGACTACTTCAAGGCCCCGCACTTCGAGGCCTACCCGGGCCTGCACGACCTGTTCAACCGGGCCGGCAAGGCCGCCTCGGCCGCCAAGGCGTCGACCGACCCGGCCACCGGCCAGGCCCTGCTGGACCTGATCGCCGAGATCGACGCGATCTTCTGGGAGACCAAGAAGGCCTGA
- a CDS encoding GntR family transcriptional regulator: protein MLLRLDTKDTRPLHEQVAAAVRRAVAEGECRPGDRLPSARDLAQALDVNVNTVLRGLRDLRDDGLLEFRRGRGVTVAGGAEQRSGLLEQARALVAEAARSGYSRAELIEIIRGIP, encoded by the coding sequence ATGTTGCTGAGACTGGACACCAAGGACACCCGGCCGCTGCACGAGCAGGTCGCCGCCGCCGTCCGCCGCGCCGTCGCCGAGGGCGAGTGCCGCCCGGGCGACCGGCTGCCCTCCGCGCGCGACCTCGCGCAGGCGCTCGACGTCAACGTCAACACCGTGCTGCGCGGCCTGCGCGACCTGCGCGACGACGGCCTGCTGGAGTTCCGGCGGGGCCGGGGCGTGACGGTCGCCGGCGGCGCCGAGCAGCGCTCCGGGCTGCTGGAGCAGGCCCGCGCGCTGGTCGCGGAGGCCGCCCGGAGCGGGTACAGCAGGGCCGAACTCATCGAGATCATCAGGGGGATACCGTGA
- a CDS encoding DUF1648 domain-containing protein: MNEQERERRSGPWWPTAWVAGSAVLTAVLPLGAGDRLPDPVATHWSGSTANGSMPFWAACLVPALIWAVLGATGLLALRRTDPLLRAWTTAGLLAGGVLFLGLQAAAVRANLDRADWHGARLPLGWFLGTLAAALLTGLAAGLLGRRGLARRAVPEAPAGPVLELPDGERLVWFSRAVNPWMRALAVLCGLLAAVVLPGAATGLVAPQPGWTLGAVLALAGLAVGACSSVRVRVSAAGLEVALGPLGLPTRRWTPDELGPARVEQRSAARAGGWGYRLNGLGTTVMLRSGPCLVVRIGATGHDFAVSVDDAERGAALLNALRARQSA, from the coding sequence GTGAACGAGCAGGAGCGCGAGCGGCGGAGCGGCCCGTGGTGGCCGACCGCCTGGGTGGCGGGCAGCGCGGTGCTGACCGCCGTCCTCCCGCTGGGCGCCGGCGACCGGCTGCCGGACCCGGTGGCCACCCACTGGAGCGGCAGCACCGCGAACGGCTCGATGCCGTTCTGGGCGGCCTGCCTGGTCCCGGCGCTGATCTGGGCGGTGCTGGGCGCCACGGGCCTGCTGGCGCTGCGCCGCACCGACCCGCTGCTGCGGGCCTGGACCACGGCCGGCCTGCTGGCGGGCGGCGTGCTGTTCCTCGGCCTGCAGGCCGCCGCGGTGCGGGCCAACCTCGACCGCGCCGACTGGCACGGGGCCCGGCTCCCGCTCGGCTGGTTCCTCGGCACTCTGGCGGCCGCCCTGCTGACCGGCCTGGCCGCGGGGCTGCTGGGCCGCCGCGGCCTGGCCCGCCGGGCGGTGCCCGAGGCGCCGGCCGGCCCGGTGCTGGAACTGCCCGACGGCGAGCGCCTGGTGTGGTTCTCCCGGGCGGTCAACCCCTGGATGCGGGCGCTGGCGGTGCTCTGCGGCCTGCTCGCCGCGGTGGTGCTGCCGGGCGCCGCGACCGGCCTGGTCGCGCCGCAGCCGGGCTGGACGCTGGGCGCGGTGCTCGCGCTGGCCGGCCTGGCCGTGGGGGCCTGCTCCTCGGTGCGGGTGCGGGTCTCCGCGGCCGGCCTCGAAGTGGCGCTGGGCCCGCTCGGCCTGCCGACCCGCCGCTGGACGCCGGACGAGCTGGGCCCGGCCCGGGTCGAGCAGCGGAGCGCGGCCCGGGCCGGCGGCTGGGGCTACCGGCTGAACGGCCTGGGCACCACCGTGATGCTGCGCTCCGGCCCGTGCCTGGTGGTCCGGATCGGCGCCACCGGCCACGACTTCGCGGTCAGCGTCGACGACGCCGAGCGCGGCGCCGCCCTGCTGAACGCGCTGCGCGCCCGGCAGTCCGCCTGA
- a CDS encoding GNAT family N-acetyltransferase encodes MIRTATPADVPFVHTMIRELAEYERALPEAKATREQLHDALFGEHPAVFGLIAEEEGSGEPVGFALWFRNFSTWRGTHGIYLEDLYVRPEKRGGGHGRALLTELARICVERGYQRLEWSVLDWNEPSIGFYKSLGAVPMDEWTVFRLTDGALAELGSRPR; translated from the coding sequence ATGATCCGCACCGCGACTCCCGCCGACGTCCCCTTCGTCCACACCATGATCCGCGAACTCGCCGAGTACGAGCGGGCACTGCCCGAGGCGAAGGCCACCCGGGAGCAGCTGCACGACGCGCTGTTCGGTGAGCACCCGGCGGTGTTCGGCCTGATCGCCGAGGAGGAGGGCTCGGGCGAGCCGGTCGGCTTCGCGCTCTGGTTCCGCAACTTCTCGACCTGGCGCGGCACCCACGGCATCTACCTGGAAGACCTGTACGTCCGCCCGGAGAAGCGCGGCGGCGGCCACGGCAGGGCGCTGCTGACCGAGCTGGCCCGGATCTGCGTGGAGCGCGGCTACCAGCGCCTGGAGTGGTCGGTGCTGGACTGGAACGAGCCCTCGATCGGCTTCTACAAGTCGCTCGGCGCGGTGCCGATGGACGAGTGGACGGTCTTCCGGCTGACCGACGGCGCGCTCGCCGAGCTCGGCTCCCGGCCGCGCTGA
- a CDS encoding anti-sigma regulatory factor has product MSQIDGEPGVKDFVEVRLPAAGAYLSVLRTATAGLAARLDFTLDEIEDLRIAVDEACAILLQQAVPGSILSCEFRLVDDALRVTVSAPTTDGRAPERDTFAWTVLSALAGEVDSAVGSDNTVSISLNKKRGGSPGQP; this is encoded by the coding sequence GTGTCCCAGATCGACGGCGAGCCCGGAGTGAAGGACTTCGTTGAGGTCCGGCTGCCCGCGGCGGGCGCCTATCTCTCGGTGCTGCGAACGGCGACGGCCGGTCTCGCGGCACGACTCGACTTCACCCTGGACGAGATCGAGGACCTCCGCATCGCGGTGGACGAGGCCTGCGCGATCCTGCTCCAACAGGCCGTTCCCGGCTCGATCCTGAGCTGCGAGTTCCGGCTGGTGGACGACGCGCTGCGGGTGACCGTCTCCGCCCCGACCACCGACGGCCGGGCCCCGGAGCGGGACACCTTCGCCTGGACGGTGCTCTCCGCGCTGGCCGGCGAGGTGGACTCCGCGGTCGGGTCGGACAACACGGTCTCGATCAGCCTGAACAAGAAGCGCGGCGGGTCGCCGGGCCAGCCGTAG
- a CDS encoding RNA polymerase sigma factor SigF, whose translation MSQPTDPKPERPETAPAAEPAEGGGPAAAAEAVRSTVPAQGHRSGAPDREAARALFVRLSQLPEGSPERVEIRNQLVRMHIPLVEHLARRFRNRGEPLDDLTQVATIGLIKSVDRFDHERGVEFSTYATPTIVGEIKRHFRDKGWAVRVPRRLQELRLSLTTATSELSQRHGRSPTVHELAEHLGISEEDVLEGLESANAYSTLSLDVPDSDDESPAVADTLGATDEALEGVEYRESLKPLLAQLPPREQKILVLRFFRNMTQSQIAAEVGISQMHVSRLLARTLAQLREKLLVEE comes from the coding sequence ATGAGCCAGCCGACCGACCCGAAGCCCGAGCGGCCCGAGACGGCGCCCGCGGCCGAGCCCGCGGAGGGCGGCGGCCCGGCGGCCGCCGCCGAGGCCGTGCGCTCGACCGTCCCGGCGCAGGGGCACCGCAGCGGCGCCCCGGACCGCGAGGCGGCCCGGGCGCTGTTCGTGCGGCTGTCCCAGCTGCCGGAGGGGTCGCCGGAGCGGGTGGAGATCCGCAACCAGCTGGTCCGGATGCACATCCCGCTGGTGGAGCACCTGGCCCGCCGCTTCCGCAACCGCGGCGAGCCGCTGGACGACCTGACCCAGGTCGCCACCATCGGCCTGATCAAGTCGGTGGACCGGTTCGACCACGAGCGCGGGGTGGAGTTCTCCACGTACGCGACGCCGACCATCGTCGGCGAGATCAAGCGGCACTTCCGGGACAAGGGCTGGGCGGTGCGGGTGCCGCGCCGGCTGCAGGAGCTGCGGCTGTCGCTGACCACGGCGACCAGCGAACTCTCCCAGCGGCACGGCCGGTCGCCGACGGTGCACGAGCTGGCCGAGCACCTGGGCATCTCGGAGGAGGACGTGCTGGAGGGCCTGGAGTCCGCCAACGCGTACTCCACGCTCTCGCTGGACGTGCCGGACAGCGACGACGAGTCGCCGGCCGTGGCGGACACCCTGGGCGCCACCGACGAGGCGCTGGAGGGCGTCGAGTACCGGGAGTCGCTGAAGCCGCTGCTGGCCCAACTCCCGCCCCGGGAGCAGAAGATCCTGGTGCTGCGGTTCTTCCGGAACATGACCCAGTCGCAGATCGCGGCCGAGGTGGGCATCTCCCAGATGCACGTCTCCCGGCTGCTGGCCCGCACCCTGGCGCAGCTGCGCGAGAAGCTGCTGGTCGAGGAGTAG
- a CDS encoding diacylglycerol/lipid kinase family protein, giving the protein MRALLVVNPKATTTSGRTRDVLIHALRSDLKLDVAQTQYRGHARDLARQAAEDGSVDLVVALGGDGTVNEVVNGLLTHGPGERVPRLAVVPGGSTNVFARALGLPNDPVEATGALLDALAGRRERAIGLGKALTDGLPDRWFTFTAGLGFDAGVVGRVEHQRRAGRKSTHALYLVEALRHYITEREHRRSGPISLEINGEDPVPGMVMAIVSNTSPWTFLGSRPVFPSPSASFETDLDIFGITRMTAFRTARTVRQILRPLPAAEGGERPPGPSGKHLVSYHDVRHFTLVSEEPAPFQVDGDHLGDRSRVSFTGVRRALRVIV; this is encoded by the coding sequence ATGCGCGCTCTCCTGGTCGTGAACCCGAAGGCGACCACCACCAGTGGCCGGACCCGGGACGTGCTGATCCACGCCCTGCGCAGCGACCTGAAACTGGACGTCGCGCAGACCCAGTACCGCGGCCACGCCCGGGACCTGGCCCGGCAGGCGGCCGAGGACGGCTCGGTGGACCTGGTGGTGGCGCTGGGGGGCGACGGCACGGTCAACGAGGTGGTGAACGGCCTGCTGACGCACGGGCCGGGCGAGCGGGTGCCGCGGCTGGCGGTGGTGCCGGGCGGTTCGACCAACGTGTTCGCCCGCGCGCTGGGCCTGCCGAACGACCCGGTGGAGGCGACCGGCGCGCTGCTGGACGCGCTGGCGGGCCGTCGGGAGCGGGCGATCGGCCTGGGCAAGGCGCTGACCGACGGGCTGCCGGACCGCTGGTTCACCTTCACCGCGGGCCTGGGTTTCGACGCGGGCGTGGTGGGCCGGGTGGAGCACCAGCGCCGGGCGGGGCGCAAATCCACCCACGCGCTCTACCTGGTGGAGGCGCTCCGGCACTACATCACCGAGCGTGAACACCGCCGTTCGGGGCCGATCTCCCTGGAGATCAATGGCGAGGACCCGGTGCCGGGCATGGTGATGGCCATAGTGTCGAACACTTCACCGTGGACGTTCCTGGGTTCCCGTCCGGTCTTCCCCTCGCCGTCGGCGTCCTTCGAAACCGATCTGGACATCTTCGGCATCACTCGAATGACCGCGTTCCGGACCGCTCGAACGGTCCGTCAGATCCTCCGTCCGCTGCCCGCCGCGGAGGGGGGCGAACGCCCGCCCGGCCCGTCCGGCAAGCACCTCGTCTCCTATCACGACGTTCGGCACTTCACCTTGGTTTCAGAGGAACCGGCCCCGTTTCAGGTCGACGGGGACCACCTTGGAGACAGGAGTCGCGTCAGTTTCACAGGCGTACGGCGGGCACTGCGTGTGATTGTGTGA
- a CDS encoding WhiB family transcriptional regulator: MDWRHRAVCREEDPELFFPIGNTGPALLQIEEAKAVCRRCPVMEQCLQWALETGQDAGVWGGMSEDERRAMKRRAARNRARTA; this comes from the coding sequence ATGGACTGGCGCCACCGCGCTGTCTGCCGCGAAGAGGACCCGGAGCTGTTCTTCCCGATCGGGAACACCGGCCCTGCTCTGCTGCAGATCGAGGAAGCCAAGGCCGTGTGCCGCCGTTGTCCCGTGATGGAGCAGTGCCTGCAGTGGGCGCTGGAGACCGGCCAGGACGCCGGCGTCTGGGGCGGCATGAGCGAGGACGAGCGTCGCGCGATGAAGCGCCGCGCTGCCCGCAACCGCGCCCGCACCGCCTGA